From the genome of Rathayibacter sp. VKM Ac-2804:
GTCCTCGCGCCCTCCTTCCTCGGCTCGGTGCTGCTGCTGTTCGCCAACGCGTTCTCCTCGTTCGCCACGGCCGCGGCGTTGATCAGCCAGGGCGCGCAGATCGTGCCGCTGCAGATCCGCGCCGCCCTCGTCAGCGAGACGGTCCTCGGCCGGGAGAACCTGGCCGGCGCGCTCGCGCTCGGGATGCTCCTGGTGATGATCGTGCTGATGTCTGGCTACGCGCTGCTGCAGCGCCGCGCCCGGCGGTGGCAGCGATGACCCGCGCCCTCTCGCGCACCGTCCTGGTCGTCACCGGCCTCGCCTTCGCGGTGCCGCTGATCGCGATGGCCGAGTTCACCCTCCGCGGCGCCGGCGGCTACGACCTCTCGCACTGGACCGCGATCCTCGACCCGGAGAACGAGCGCGGCTACCGCGCGCTCTTCCAGGGCATCGGCAACTCGCTGGTCCTCGCGGTCGTCACCGCCCTGATCGTGCTCGTGCTGCTCGTGCCGACGATGCTCCTCGTCGAGATCCGCCTGCCGCGCCTGCGCCGGGCGCTCGAGCTGGTCTGCCTGCTCCCGCTGACCGTCCCCGCGATCGTGCTGGTCGTCGGGCTGGCCCCGGTCTACTCGGTGATCACCCGGCTCGTCGGATCGTCCCCCTGGACGCTCGCGCTCGCCTACGGCGTGCTCGTGCTGCCCTACGCCTACCGCGCGATCGCCGCCGACCTCGCGGGGCTGGATGCCATCACGCTCTCGGAGGCCGCCCGCTCGCTGGGCGCCGGCCCCGTCGGCGTGCTCACCCGGGTGCTGCTGCCGAATCTGCGCCGCGGTCTCGTCGCCGCCGCGCTGATCACGGTCGCGGTGGTCCTCGGCGAGTACACCATCGCCTCGCTGCTCAGCCGGACCACCCTGCAGACCGGTCTCGTGCAGGTGTCGAAGCAGGACGCCTACGTCGCCGTGATCTTCTCGCTCCTCTCCCTCCTGTTCGCCTTCGCCCTGCTGCTCGGGATCGGCCGCCTCGCGCGGATCGGACTCGTCGCCACCGGGCGCCGCGCTTCGAAAGGCACGCCGTGACCGCTCCTCTCTCCCCGGGCGCTCGCGTCCGCTTCCTCGACGTCGCGCGGCACTACGGCGCCGCCCGCGCCCTCGACGGCGTCAGCTTCGACGTCGCACCGGGGGAGTTCATCGCCCTCCTCGGCCCGTCCGGCTGCGGCAAGACCACGGCGCTGCGCGCGCTCAGTGGGCTCGAGCGGATCGACTCCGGCCGCATCCTGGTCGACGAGCGCGACGTCGCCGGCCTGCCGGTCGCCCGCCGCGACATGGGCATGGTCTTCCAGTCGTACTCGCTCTTCCCGCACCTGCGCGCCCGCGAGAACGTCGAGTTCGGCCTGCGCACCCGCGGTGTCGCGGCGAAGGAGCGGCGGACGGCCGCGCAGGACGCGCTCGACCTGGTCGGCCTCGGCGCTCTGGGCGACCGCTACGCGCATCAGCTCTCCGGCGGGCAGCAGCAGCGGGTGGCGCTCGCCCGGGCGCTCGTGACCCGTCCGCGGGTCCTGCTCCTGGACGAGCCGCTCTCCGCGCTGGACGCGAAGGTCCGCGTGCAGCTGCGCGACGAGATCAAGCGGCTCCAGTCCGAGATCGGCATCACCACGTTCTTCGTCACCCACGACCAGGAGGAGGCGCTCGCCGTCGCCGACCGGGTCGCCGTGATGAGCGCCGGGCGCATCGAGCAGCTCGGGGCACCGGAGGACCTCTACGCGCGGCCCTCGACGCCGTTCGTCGCGCACTTCGTCGGCCTCTCGAACGTCGTGCCGGGAGTCGTGTCCGCGGGCGGCGTCTCCGTGCTCGGGGCACGCCTGCCACTGGTGGATCCGGCGACGGGGGACGGCGCGGTGTCGGCGTTCCTCCGGCCGGAGGACATCGAGATCGTGCCGGGCGGTGCCCCCGGCGCCCTGCCCGCGGTCGTCGTCGCGACCAGCTTCCTCGGCCCGGTGCGCCGCTCGACGGTCCGGACCGAGCAGGGCGACGAGCTCGTCGTGCAGCACGCCGCCGGGATCCGGCTCGCACCGGGGGAGCGCGTCGGTCTCGCACTGGCGCTGCGGCCGGTGGCGGTCCGCGCCGCCGCGTGAGTCGTCGCGGATTCCGCCCGCGGAATGCGGCGGGGATTAGTCTGGGCGGATGAGACTCGGCCGGTCCCGCCGCACGTCCGGCGCCCGCGACGCCGCCCGCATCACCGCGGCTCCCGAGCGTCCGCCGCAGCCCCGCCCGCTCGACCCGGATGCGGCCTTCGTCAGCACCGGGATGCGCATCGCCGGGGCGTGGGCCTGGCGGATCCTCGTGGTCGCCGGCGCTCTCGCCGTGATCGGCCTGCTCGTGATCGAGCTGCGGCTGATCGTCATCCCCCTGCTGCTCGCGATCGTCATCGCGGCGCTGCTCGTGCCGTTCTCGACGTTCCTGCAGCGCCACCACTGGCCCAAGTGGCTCGCGATCGTGGTGGCCGAGCTCGGCATCGTCCTGGTGATCGGCGGGCTGCTCTTCCTCGTCGTCACCCAGGTCTACTCCGGCTTCGACGATCTCAGCCGCCAGACGGTGGAGTCCTACGACGACCTCAAGACCTGGCTGCTCGAGGGCCCGCTGCACCTGACCGAGACCGACATCAACCAGTACGCGCAGCAGGCGCTCGCGGCGGTGCAGCAGGACTCGGGGATGCTGGTCAGCGGCGCCCTCAGCGTCGGCTCGACGGTCGGGCACGTGCTCACCGGTGTGCTGCTGACGCTGTTCTCGACGCTCTTCATCCTGATCGACGGCCCGAACATCTGGCGCTGGGTGGTGCGGCTGTTCCCGCACCGCGCGCGCGGCGCCGTCGACGGCGCCGGCCGGGCGGGCTGGGTCACGCTGACCAACTTCGTGAAGGTGCAGATCCTGGTCGCCTTCGTCGACGCGGTGGGCATCGGTCTCGGCTCGTTCTTCCTCGGCGTCCCGCTCGCGATCCCGATCGGCGTGCTGGTCTTCCTCGGCTCCTTCGTGCCGGTCATCGGAGCCGTCGTCACCGGAGCGCTCGCCGTCTTCATCGCCCTGGTCTACAACGGCCCGGTCATCGCGCTGATCCTGCTCATCGTCGTCCTCGGCGTGCAGCAGCTGGAGGGGCACATCCTCCAGCCGCTGATCATGGGCTCCGCCGTCAAGGTGCACCCGCTCGCCGTCGTCCTCGCGGTCGCCGGCGGTTCGATCGTCGCGGGCATCGCGGGCGCCTTCTTCGCGGTCCCCGTGGTCGCGACCCTCAACGTCATGGTCAACTACGTCGCGAGCGGAGCCTGGCGCTCGCCGACCCGAACCCCCGAGAGAGTTGCCGAAGAGCATGCAGACTAGCCGCGTCGTCGGACCGACCCTGAGCGAGTTCGAGGCGGCCCGAACCGTCCTCGCCCCCGTGATCGCCAACACCCCGATGGAGACGAGCAGCTTCCTCGCCGAGGTGCTCGGCTCGCCCGTGTTCCTCAAGTGCGAGAACCTGCAGCGCACCGGCTCCTACAAGATCCGCGGCGCTGTGTTCCGGCTCTCGCACCTCTCGGCGGAGGAGCGCGAGCGCGGCGTCGTCGCCGCCTCAGCCGGCAACCACGCGCAGGGCGTCGCCTTCGCCGCGCGCGAGCTCGGCATCAAGGCGACCATCTTCATGCCCATCGGCGTCGCCCTGCCCAAGCTCGCGGCGACCCGCGACTACGGCGCGGAGGTGGTGCTGAGCGGGCACATCTTCAACGAGGCCCTCGCCGCGGCGGCCGAGTTCGCCGAGCGCACCGGCGCGGTCTTCGTGCCGCCCTACGACCATCCGGACGTCATCACGGGCCAGGGCACGATCGGCCTCGAGATCCTCGAGCAGGCGCCGGGAGTCGAGACCCTCGTCGTCCCGATCGGCGGCGGAGGGCTCATCGCCGGCGTCGCCTCCGCGGCGAAGCAGAAGGCGGCCCAGGAGGGGCGCACGCTGCGGGTCATCGGCGTCCAGGCGGCGAACGCGGCGCCGTATCCGCTCTCGCTCGCGGCGGGGGAGCCGATCGCGATCACGATCTCGCCCACCATCGCCGACGGCATCGCGGTCGCGAAGCCCGGGCAGCTCAACTTCGAGATCATCCGGGAGGTCGTCGACGAGGTCGTCACCGTCGAGGACGACGACACCGCGCGGGCGCTGCTCGTGCTGCTCGAGCGCGCGAAGCTCGTCGTCGAGCCGGCCGGCGCAGTCGGCATCGCCGCGATCCTCACCGGCAAGATCCGGAACGCGGGCCGCACCGCTGTCATCCTCTCCGGCGGCAACATCGACCCGCTGATGATGGAGCGCGTGATCAGCCGGGGGCTCGCCGCCTCCGAGCGCTACCTCAAGATGAGCATCGGGCTGCCCGACCGGCCGGGTCAGCTCGCGCGGATCGCGGACCTGATCTCGGAGGCGAACGCCAACGTCGTCGAGGTGCTGCACACCCGGCACGGCCGAGGCCTGCAGATCAGCGAGGTCGAGCTCGAGATCAGCGTCGAGACCCGCGGTCCCGAGCACGCCGACCGCGTCCTCCAGGTCCTCCGCGACGCGGGCTACTCCCCGCGCCTCTCGAACGGCTAGCCCGCCTGTCAACGCGAGATGCCACTTGTGACGGCCCGACACGGCATGTCGGGCGCACAAGTGGCATCTCGCGGAGTGCGTCAGCGCTGAGGGTCAGTGGCCGTTCCAGGTCTCGACGTTCGTGACCTTGACCGTGATGTTCCGGCCGTTGGGGGCCTCGAAGGTGGTGGAGTCGCCGACCTTCAGGCCCATGATGGCGCCGCCGAGCGGGCTCTGCGGGCTGTAGACGTCGAGGTCGCTCTCGCCCGCCATCTCGCGGTTGCCGAGGAGGAAGCGCGACTCATCGCCGGCGATCTCGGCGGTGATGATCGTGCCCGCCTCGACGACGCCGTGGCTCTCGGGCGGCGTGCCGATCTCGGCCTCGCGCAGCAGCGCGGTCAGCTGGCGGATGCGCGCCTCGATCTTGCCCTGCTCGTCCTTCGCGGCGTGGTAGCCGCCGTTCTCCTTGAGGTCGCCCTCCTCGCGCGCGACCTCGATGCGCTTGGCGATCTCGAGGCGGCCGTTGGTGGACAGCTCGGTGTGCTCCGCCTGGAGGCGGTCGTACGACTCCTGGGTCATCCAGGTGACCTGAGGCTGGTCGGCCATGGTGGGCTCCTCACATGACGGCCGCGCGCGACCGACGGTGCTGTCGGACGCCTGCGCCCGGCGACCGGATCGACCGAGGGCGTGCGGCGGGGGAAAAGACAAGGCCCCGACGAGTCCGTCAGGGCACCCCGACACCCTACGGGAGCCAGCAGGAGGAGATCAAACCTGTCGTGGCGAGCTCCGTGGTCCGCACCGTCTCGGTGTAGGAGCGGAAGCGCTCGGTCGACGCGGGGTACTCGACGACGAGCCAGCCGACGACGGCGGACTGCTCGTTGAGCGCCTGGACAGCACAGGCGGCGTCGCGGCCGGTCGGGACGGTCAGATCGAACGACACCTCGACGGTGCGGTCGTCGACCACCTGGTGCGCGGTGTCCTGCACGTCGACGCCGTCGCGGGCGCCGTCGAGGCCGGCCCAGATCACCCAGGCGGCGAAGACGGCGACGAAGGCGACGGCGACGAGGGCGAACAGCCGGCGGTCGCCGCGGCGGCTGCGGGGCGTCCTCCCGTAGCGGGAGGCGAGCGGGCCGGCGGCGCGGACGGCGTCCGGATCGAGGGCGGGGTCGCTCGCGCGCTCGTCGCTCTCGGACGTTCGGGCGGCCACGGAACTCCCTGGGTGAAGCGACTATTCTGGCGGGTGACGTGCGCCGGAGAGAACCCGGCGACGTCCCCCATTAAACCCCGAGGAATCGAGAGATCGTGTCCCAGGCCGTCCAGGTCTCCGCAGATTCAGAGGCGCACGCCGACGCTGCGCCGCGCGAGGTCCCGCGCCTGCTCGCCGTGCACGCCCACCCGGACGACGAGTCCAGCAAGGGCGCCGCGACCCTCGCCTCCTACGCCGACCGCGGCGCCGAGGTCATGGTCGTCTCCTGCACGGGCGGCGAGGCCGGCTCGATCCTGAACGAGGCGCTCTCGGCCCGGGCTCACGCCGAGCGCGACATGGGCGGCCTCCGCCGCTACGAGATGGCCGCCGCTCAGCGGGCGCTCGGCGTCGAGCACGCCTGGCTCGGCTTCGTCGACTCCGGGATGCCCGAGGACGGCGCCGTCGCCGCGGACTCCTTCGCCGGCCTGCCGCTGCCGACCGCGGCCGCGCCGCTGGTGCGGCTCGTCCGCCGCTTCCGCCCGCACGTGATCATCAGCTACGACGAGAACGGCGGCTACCCGCACCCGGACCACATCCGGGCGCACCAGGTCGCGGTCGAGGCCTTCCGCGCCGCGGGCGAGGCCGACGAGTACCCCGGCACCGGCGCCGCCTGGTCCGTCTCGAAGCTCTACTACGACCGCGTCTTCAGCTCGCAGAAGCTGCGCGCGATCGCCGAGCACATCCGCTCGATCGACCCGGAGGACCCGCTGCTCGCCTCGTTCGAGGAGATGAAGCGCTGGAACGAGGAGACGCCCTACCTCGCCACCACGAAGATCGTCGTCTCCGGCTTCCACGACCGCCGCGACGCGGCCCTGCTCGCGCACGCGAGCCAGGTCGCTCCCGACAACAAGTTCTTCTTCCTCCCGCACTCGGCGATCGACGCCGCGTGGCCGACCGACGACTTCCAGCTCGTGCAGAGCCGGGTCGACGCGCCGACCCCCGAGACCGACCTCTTCGCCGGGATCGACGTCGCGCTGCCGGCCGACTCCGCCGCCGCTGAAGACGCCGCCCCCGTCCCCGAGGAGCAGACCGCATGATCACCGCGACCGTGCTCGAGGCCGCCCACCTCGCGCTGATCCGCGCCGCCGAGGCGACGCCCGTGCCGACGACCGCGCCGGAGTTCAACGAGGACACGGTGACGCCCGGCCTGTTCGGCTTCATCACCATGTTCGTGATCGCGCTCGCCGCGGTCCTCCTGGCGCTCGACATGGTGCGCCGGGTGCGCCGGACGACCTACCGCGCCCAGGTGAACGAGCAGCTCGACGCCGAGGAGCGCGAGAGCGCGGACGGCGCCGCGGGGCGCTGAGCCCGCCGCGCTCAGCCGACGTTGTAGGTCGGGTGCAGGCAGACGATCAGCGCCGCCGTCCAGTGGCAGAGGAAGGCCACCGCGGTCAGCGCGTGGAAGATCTCGTGGAAGCCGAAGACTCCGGGCAGCGGATTGGGCCGCTTGATCCCGTAGATCACCGCGCCGACGGAGTAGCAGAGGCCGCCGACCAGGACGAGCACCATCATCGCCGCGCTCGCCTCGAACAGCGGTCCGAGATACATCACGGCCGCCCAGCCCAGCAGCAGGTAGAGCGGCACGTAGAGCCAGCGCGGCGCGGAGATCCAGAACACCCGGAAGCCGATCCCGAGCAGCGCCCCCGCCCAGACCAGCACGAGCAGCAGCGACCCCTGCGCGGGCGGCAGGGCGAGCGCGGCCAGCGGCGTGTAGGTGCCGGCGATCAGCAGGAAGATGTTCGCGTGGTCGATCCGCTTGAGGATCATCTTGGTCCGCGGCGCCCAGTCGAAGCGGTGGTAGAGCGCGGAGTTGCCGAAGAGCAGCAGCGACGAGACGGCGAACACGGTGGCCGCCCACTTCGCCGGAGCGCCGTCGGCGACGCTGACCAGGACGATGCCCGCCGCGATCGCCAGGGGGAACAGGCCGGCGTGGATCCAGCCGCGCCAGGTCGGTCGCGCCTCCGTCGCCGGGCCGTGCTCGATCTCGTCCTCGACGAGCGGCAGGGCGGGCAGCGGCGGATGCGCCGCCTCGTCCCGGGCCAGGGCGCGCGCGTCCGGATCGGGCGTGGGGGAGGTCGGCCGCTGGCTCATACGGACGAGGATACGACCCGCCGCCCGGCACGGACCCGGAGACGACGCTCGGACGGGTGAGCGGCCGAGGTCCGCTGACCGGTCCCGTCTTCGACTACCGTGGCAGGGTGCCGAAGCCGAGACTGCCTGTGGGAAGGGACCTCCTCTACGGCGTCTACAAGAAGCGCCTGCGCTCGAGTCTCGAGGGCGCCGCGCTGCCGAACCACGTCGCGATGATCATCGACGGCAACCGCCGCTGGGCCCGCCAGCGCGCACTGGAGACGGCCGCGCACGGTCACCGGGCGGGCGCCGCGAAGGTGCACGAGTTCCTGCAGTGGTGCGACGAGCTCGGCGTCCGGCACGTCACCCTCTACCTGCTCTCGCAGGACAACCTGGTCGGCCGGGACAGCTCCGAGCTGACCGAGCTGATCGCGATCATCGCCGACCTCGCCGAGGAGGTCTCGCAGCAGCCCGAGTGGCGGGTGCAGCACGTGGGCTCCGACGACGGGCTGCCGGAGTCGCTCGTCTCGGCGCTCGACCGCGCGGAGGAGCGCACCGCCGCACACACCGGCCTGCACGTGAACCTCGCTGTCGGCTACGGCGGACGGCACGAGATCGCGCAGGCGGTCCGCAGCATCCTGGACGAGCACGGCAAGCGCGGCTCGTCGATCGAGGACGTCGCGGGGCTGCTCACTCCCGAGCTGATCGGCGAGCACCTCTACACCAGCGGCCAGCCCGACCCGGATCTCGTAATCCGCACCTCGGGCGAGCAGCGGCTCTCCGACTTCATGCTCTGGCAGAGCGCGCACAGCGAGTTCTACTTCATGGAGGCGCTCGGGCCCGACATCCGCGAGGTCGACTTCCTCCGGGCGCTGCGCGACTACGCCGGCCGGCACCGCCGCTTCGGCAGCTGAGCCGCCCTCCCGCGCGCGCTGTTCACATAGCCGTTACACGTTCGTCTCGGCAAGAACCACACGGCTGTCATTTCCGGGATTAGGTTCGGATCATCAGGTGACGCACCTGGTCGAGTCGGCCACAGAAGTACGGCTCGAAGACCTGCCAGTGAAGGAACTGAGCGGTGCTGACACGCACCACCGGCCGACTCGCAATCCTCTGAAGTGAGTCGGGGGCTCCGGCCCCCGGAATGTGGAGAGTCGACGTGACAGTTCCCCAGGGTACGGATCCGCAGAACGGCACGCAGGGCGCGGTCCACCGCCGCGCGCAGCACGGCGCCTCGGATCGCACCGAGCAGCTCCAGCGCACCTACGTCCTCGACACCTCGGTGCTGCTGTCGGATCCCTCCTCGATGTTCCGCTTCGCGGAGCACGCCGTCGTCCTGCCGATCGTCGTGATCAGCGAGCTCGAGGGCAAGCGCAACGACCCCGAGATCGGCTACTTCGCCCGCCAGGCGCTGCGGCACCTCGACGAGCTGCGGGTCAAGCACGAGCGGCTCGACTTCCCGATCCGGGTCGGCCGGGGCGGGACCCTCCGCGTCGAGCTGAACCACTCGAACATGTCGGTGCTCCCCAGCGGGCTGCAGCTCGGCGACAACGACTCGCGGATCCTCGCCGTGGCGATGAACCTGCAGAGCGAGGGCGCCCTCGTCACCGTCGTGTCGAAGGACATGCCGATGCGCGTGAAGGCCGCCTCGATCGGCCTCGCCGCCGAGGAGTACCTCGCCGAGCTGGCCCCCGAGTCGGGCTGGACGGGCATGGACGACGTCACCCTCCGGGGCGACCAGATGAGCGAGCTGTACGACCGCGAGCGGCTCTTCACCGACGAGGTCGCCGACATCCCGATCAACACCGGGCTGGTCGTGCACTCGGACCGCGGCTCCGCGCTCGCCCGGGTGACCGGCAAGCGCCAGATCACGCTCGTGCGCGGCGACAAGGACGTCTTCGGGCTGCACGGCCGCTCGGCGGAGCAGCGGCTCGCGATCGATCTGCTGCTCGACCAGGAGGTGGGCATCGTCTCGCTCGGCGGCCGGGCCGGCACCGGCAAGTCGGCGCTCGCCCTCTGCGCCGGTCTCGAGGCCGTGCTGGAGAAGCGCCAGCATAAGAAGATCATGGTGTTCCGGCCGCTCTACGCGGTCGGCGGCCAGGACCTGGGCTTCCTGCCGGGCGACGCCGCGGAGAAGATGAACCCCTGGGCCCAGGCGGTCTTCGACACTCTTGGCGCGCTGGTCTCGCAGAACGTGCTCGACGAGGTGATCGAGCGCGGGATGCTCGAGGTGCTGCCGCTGACGCACATCCGCGGCCGCTCGCTGCACGACGCGTTCGTGATCGTGGACGAGGCGCAGTCGCTCGAGCGCAACGTGCTGCTGACGGTGCTGTCCCGGGTCGGCCAGAACTCGCGGGTGGTGCTCACGCACGACGTCGCCCAGCGCGACAACCTGCGCGTCGGCCGCTACGACGGCGTCGCCTCGGTGATCGAGACGCTCAAGGGGCACCCGCTGTTCGCCCACGTGACGCTGACCCGCTCGGAGCGCTCGGCGATCGCGGCGCTCGTCACCGAGATGCTGGAGTCGAACGAGTCGGCCTGATCCGCCATGCCGGAGGCGCGCGTCTGAGCGGCCTCCGGCTCGGGGAACCCGCTCCGGCTCGCCGGAGTCGCCGGTTCCCGCGAGCCGGAGGTCGTTCGGCGTGCCGGAGGTGCTCCGGGGGCGGGGTGCTCCACGACCGGGGCGCGTAGCGTGGGGCGGGTGAGCATCCTCGACGACGCGCTCCTCGAGCGCTTCCGCCTCCGCGCGGCCGACTACGACGCGCGCAACGTCTTCTTCGCCGAGGACCTCGAGGAGCTGAAGGCCGTCGGCTACCTGACGATGCTCGTCCCGGAGGAGCTCGGCGGCGGCGGGCTCGGTCTCGAGCAGGCGTCGGCCGAGCACACCCGGCTGGCGACCGCTGCTCCCGCCACCGCGCTGGCGACGACGATGCACCTGGTCTGGACCGGGATCGCGAAGGCTCTGCGCGCCCGCGGCGACGCCTCTCTCGAGCACGTGCTCGTCGACGCGGCCGCCGGGCACGTCTTCGCCTTCGGCAACAGCGAGCCCGGCAACGACCTCGTGCTCTCGGACTCGCTGACGCGCGCCGAGCCGCTGGGCGACGGCGGCTACCGCTTCACCGGCACCAAGATCTTCACTTCGCTCTCGCCGGCCTGGACGCGCCTGGGCGTCTTCGGCCGCGACGACAGCGGGCCGGAACCGCGGCTCGTGCACGGCTTCGTCGACCGTCCGTCGCCGGACGCGCCGGTGCCGGGACTCACCGTGCACGACGACTGGGACACCCTCGGGATGCGCGCCACCCAGAGCCGCACCACCGTGCTCGACGGCGTCGAGGTGCCGGCTGCGCGGATGTTCCACTCGCTGCCGGTCGGCCCGACGGCGGACCCGCTGGTCTTCGCGATCTTCGCCGACTTCGAGCTGCTGATCGCCTCGGTCTATCTCGGGGTCGCCCAGCGCGCCCTCGACCTCGGCGTGGCGTCGGCGCGGAAGCGGACCTCGCTCCGGGCGGGCGGACGACCGCTGTCCGAGGACCCGGACATCCGCTGGCGCCTCGCGGACGCGGCGATCCTGCTCGACGGGCTGCGGGCTCCGCTCGCGAGCGCGGCGGCCGACGTCGACGCGCTCGTGGACCGCGGGGCCGCCTGGTTCCCGTCGCTCGTCGGTGTGAAGATCCGCACCACGGAGGCGGCCCTGCGCATCGTCGAGAGCGCCGTCCGCGTCTCGGGCGGCTCGTCCTACCGCCGCGACTCCGAGCTCTCGCGGCTCTACCGGGACGTGCTCGCGGGGCTCTTCCACCCCTCGGACGACGAGTCCGCGCACGGGCTCTTCGCGAACGCGCTGCTCGGGCCGGTGCCGCCGCGGGAGTGAGGCGCACGCTCGCCGCCTGTGGACAACTCCGGCGGGGGCGGGGCGATCCGCTCTAGGGTCTCCGGATGCATGGCCTCCACGACCTCCCGGCGGCGCTCGGCGCGGCGGTCCTGCTCGGCGCGATCGGACTCACCCGCGTCGAGGGGCGTCCGGTGCTGGTCGTCCTCGTCGTCGCTGCGGCGACGGTGCCGCTCGTCCTCGCGGATGTGCGCGAGCGGCGTCTGCCGAACGCGCTGACGGGGCCGATCCTGCTGGCGGGGCTCGCGACGACGGTCGGCGGGGCGCTCGCCGGCCGGATGCCGGGGGAGCTGCCCGCCGTGCTCCTCACGGCCCTCGCGCTCGGGGTGCTGCATCTCGCCGGCGGGCTGGGGCTGGGGGATGTGAAGCTCGGGACGGGGCTGGCCCTCCCGCTCGCGGCGGTCGATCCGGCGCTCGCCCTCCAGGCGCCGGTGCTCGCGTTCGTCCTCGCCGGGGCGTGGAGTCTGCCGTCGGCGCTGCGGGGCGGGGGAGAGCGGATCCCGTTCGGGCCGTTCCAGCTCGCCGCGTTCTGGGTCGTGCTCGCTGCATCGTGAGGGGCGGGACCTCGACGCTGGCCGGGAGAGCCGCGGGGGTGTAGACCGGGTGCCGAGCGAGGAGGCGGACGTGGCGCACGGCGACGGAGACGACGGGGTGGCCGGCGGGAACGCGACACCGGAGCGGCGGACGACCTGCGCGATCGTGGGCGGCGGTCCGGCGGGGCTGGTGCTCGGTCTGCTGCTGGCGCGGGCCGGCGTCGAGGTGACGGTGCTGGAGAAGCACGCCGACTTCCTCCGCGACTTCCGCGGTGACACGGTGCACCCGACGACGCTGGGGCTGCTCGAGGACCTCGGCCTCCTCGACCGGTTCGAGGCGATCCGGCACTCGCGGGTGGAGCGGGTGACGATCCCGGGCCGCGACGGACGCGACGTGGTGATCGCGGACTTCGCGCGGCTGCCGGTGCGCCACCCGTACGTCGCGATGGTGCCGCAGTGGGACCTGCTCGCTCTTCTCTCCGAGGCCGCGCAGACCGAGCGCGGCTTCACGCTGCTCACCGAGCACGAGGTCACCGGAGTCGTCCGCGAGGGCGGGCGGGTCGTCGGCGTCGAGTACCGCTCGCCGGCCGGGGAGGGACGGCTGCTCGCCGATCTGACCGTCGCCTGCGACGGCCGCTGGTCGGCGGTGCGCCGGGCGGTCGGGCTGCGGGTGCACTCGCTGCCGGTCGGCTTCGACGTCTGGTGGTACCGCCTGCCGACGGCGCGGGCGGTGGGCGAGTCGCTCCTGCCGCGGATCGGGCGCGGGCGGGTGGCGATCGCGATCCCGCGCGACGGCTACCTGCAGATCGCGCGGCTGGGTCTGAAAGGCACCGACGCGGCGGTGCGGGAGCGGGGGATCGAGGCGTTCCGGGCGGAGGCGGCCGAGCTGCTCCCCGAGGTCGCCGAGGACGTGGCGGGGATCGGGTCGATGGACGACGTGAAGCACCTCGACGTCCGGCTCGAGCGGCTGCCGCGCTGGCACGCTCCGGGGGTGCTCTGCCTCGGCGACGCGGCGCACGCGATGTCGCCGGTGGGCGGGGTCGGCATCAACCTGGCCGTGCAGGACGCGGTGGCGGCCGCGCGGCTGCTGGCGGGGCCGCTGCGCCGCGGCGTGCTGCGGACGGCGGCGGGCGAACGGGTGCTCGCGCAGGTGCAGCGCCGGCGCGCGCTGCCCGCGGTGCTGATCCAGTCGCTGCAGGTGGTCCTGCACGCGCGCCTGATCCTGCCGGCGCTGGCCGGGCGGCTCTCGGGACCGCCGCGGGCGCTGGCCGTGCTGCTCCGGCTGCTGCCCGGGCTCGCCGTCGTGCCGGCGGCGCTGGTCGGCATCGGTCCCCGGCCCGAGCGCGCGCCGTCGTGGGCGCGGCGGCGGGCCGCGCGCTGACGGCCGACGTTCCGGCCGCGGTGGGTCTCGATACGCGCCTGCGGCGCTGCTCGACCAGCGTGCAGGGGGGCCCCGTCGCGCGGCGGCGGACCGCTCGTGTCGATCGAGTGGCCCGCGGAGCGGGCGTATCGAGATTCACCGGCGTCAGGACGTGAGTCTGCAGACCCGCCCTGCTGAGCACGGTGGGTCTCGATGCGCCCCTGCGGGGCCAC
Proteins encoded in this window:
- a CDS encoding hemolysin III family protein, producing the protein MSQRPTSPTPDPDARALARDEAAHPPLPALPLVEDEIEHGPATEARPTWRGWIHAGLFPLAIAAGIVLVSVADGAPAKWAATVFAVSSLLLFGNSALYHRFDWAPRTKMILKRIDHANIFLLIAGTYTPLAALALPPAQGSLLLVLVWAGALLGIGFRVFWISAPRWLYVPLYLLLGWAAVMYLGPLFEASAAMMVLVLVGGLCYSVGAVIYGIKRPNPLPGVFGFHEIFHALTAVAFLCHWTAALIVCLHPTYNVG
- a CDS encoding isoprenyl transferase, which codes for MGRDLLYGVYKKRLRSSLEGAALPNHVAMIIDGNRRWARQRALETAAHGHRAGAAKVHEFLQWCDELGVRHVTLYLLSQDNLVGRDSSELTELIAIIADLAEEVSQQPEWRVQHVGSDDGLPESLVSALDRAEERTAAHTGLHVNLAVGYGGRHEIAQAVRSILDEHGKRGSSIEDVAGLLTPELIGEHLYTSGQPDPDLVIRTSGEQRLSDFMLWQSAHSEFYFMEALGPDIREVDFLRALRDYAGRHRRFGS
- the mca gene encoding mycothiol conjugate amidase Mca, which encodes MSQAVQVSADSEAHADAAPREVPRLLAVHAHPDDESSKGAATLASYADRGAEVMVVSCTGGEAGSILNEALSARAHAERDMGGLRRYEMAAAQRALGVEHAWLGFVDSGMPEDGAVAADSFAGLPLPTAAAPLVRLVRRFRPHVIISYDENGGYPHPDHIRAHQVAVEAFRAAGEADEYPGTGAAWSVSKLYYDRVFSSQKLRAIAEHIRSIDPEDPLLASFEEMKRWNEETPYLATTKIVVSGFHDRRDAALLAHASQVAPDNKFFFLPHSAIDAAWPTDDFQLVQSRVDAPTPETDLFAGIDVALPADSAAAEDAAPVPEEQTA
- a CDS encoding PhoH family protein codes for the protein MTVPQGTDPQNGTQGAVHRRAQHGASDRTEQLQRTYVLDTSVLLSDPSSMFRFAEHAVVLPIVVISELEGKRNDPEIGYFARQALRHLDELRVKHERLDFPIRVGRGGTLRVELNHSNMSVLPSGLQLGDNDSRILAVAMNLQSEGALVTVVSKDMPMRVKAASIGLAAEEYLAELAPESGWTGMDDVTLRGDQMSELYDRERLFTDEVADIPINTGLVVHSDRGSALARVTGKRQITLVRGDKDVFGLHGRSAEQRLAIDLLLDQEVGIVSLGGRAGTGKSALALCAGLEAVLEKRQHKKIMVFRPLYAVGGQDLGFLPGDAAEKMNPWAQAVFDTLGALVSQNVLDEVIERGMLEVLPLTHIRGRSLHDAFVIVDEAQSLERNVLLTVLSRVGQNSRVVLTHDVAQRDNLRVGRYDGVASVIETLKGHPLFAHVTLTRSERSAIAALVTEMLESNESA
- a CDS encoding acyl-CoA dehydrogenase — translated: MGRVSILDDALLERFRLRAADYDARNVFFAEDLEELKAVGYLTMLVPEELGGGGLGLEQASAEHTRLATAAPATALATTMHLVWTGIAKALRARGDASLEHVLVDAAAGHVFAFGNSEPGNDLVLSDSLTRAEPLGDGGYRFTGTKIFTSLSPAWTRLGVFGRDDSGPEPRLVHGFVDRPSPDAPVPGLTVHDDWDTLGMRATQSRTTVLDGVEVPAARMFHSLPVGPTADPLVFAIFADFELLIASVYLGVAQRALDLGVASARKRTSLRAGGRPLSEDPDIRWRLADAAILLDGLRAPLASAAADVDALVDRGAAWFPSLVGVKIRTTEAALRIVESAVRVSGGSSYRRDSELSRLYRDVLAGLFHPSDDESAHGLFANALLGPVPPRE
- a CDS encoding prepilin peptidase encodes the protein MHGLHDLPAALGAAVLLGAIGLTRVEGRPVLVVLVVAAATVPLVLADVRERRLPNALTGPILLAGLATTVGGALAGRMPGELPAVLLTALALGVLHLAGGLGLGDVKLGTGLALPLAAVDPALALQAPVLAFVLAGAWSLPSALRGGGERIPFGPFQLAAFWVVLAAS